One genomic window of Micromonospora sp. WMMD1128 includes the following:
- a CDS encoding GNAT family N-acetyltransferase, whose amino-acid sequence MGGLDLRHHTAVEAAPLVDDLVALYLQVYVGGGEFHSEDRYRRQLAAHMSRDGWSLVTAMAGGRLAGYIYGFPLPAETGWWAGIEQPIPSGFVTETGRRTFAISELLVQPQWRRQGVARALHDQLLSRRAEDRATLLVDPENSVARRVYDSWGWRHVTHLTPAWDDAPRFMVLIRQPAYAEPGA is encoded by the coding sequence GTGGGGGGACTGGACCTGCGTCACCACACCGCGGTCGAGGCGGCCCCGCTCGTCGACGACCTCGTCGCCCTATACCTTCAGGTGTACGTGGGCGGCGGCGAGTTCCACAGCGAGGACCGTTACCGACGCCAGCTCGCCGCCCACATGTCACGCGACGGATGGAGCCTGGTCACCGCCATGGCCGGCGGGAGACTGGCCGGGTACATCTACGGCTTTCCCCTGCCCGCCGAGACCGGGTGGTGGGCGGGAATCGAACAACCCATTCCGTCCGGGTTCGTCACGGAGACGGGACGACGTACCTTCGCCATCAGCGAACTGCTCGTGCAACCGCAGTGGCGGCGGCAAGGCGTGGCGCGAGCGCTGCACGACCAACTTCTAAGCCGCCGCGCGGAGGACCGCGCCACCCTTCTGGTGGATCCGGAGAACAGCGTCGCTCGACGCGTCTACGACTCCTGGGGGTGGCGGCACGTCACTCATCTGACTCCGGCCTGGGATGACGCGCCAAGATTCATGGTCCTGATCAGGCAGCCCGCTTACGCCGAACCGGGTGCCTGA
- a CDS encoding helix-turn-helix transcriptional regulator, which yields MSAPPVVPASFWEHEPVRAALAGRHLGRAIRAYRNHPYQGRSPLPQSAVAGWLGITQAQLSRVENGPPIVHLDRLIHWARLLRIPSPYLWFSLPDQPSAMQSTDAERPDHEPVATLETAGTANPPIPADAATPASERGGGTTDRRQFHALAALAGIAATGFHDLLSGPVDAPRSVGMEQVRYAGSLVEQLRQADAVAGADQLYDIAVRIHSRLSSWATTATYSREVGDALQTALADLAIETAWLAIDSDRRPLARPYLNEAITRARIADDPRMEVRAFAQLALLVRDDHPGESLHSAEAAVRASAGWGTPRLATLLHLRTASTYAALGDAGGFSRAMTKARREFERGASEDDMPFLHFVTAQEVQGIEGLSYLAMGRADRAADAFRAITENIPPALRRNRIYYTVQLADAQCRLGDVNEAARTAMDVLPELDQVGSGRVWRHLAQVRSSLGQAQRPTATSRGFIDAYDQVVSR from the coding sequence TTGAGCGCCCCGCCGGTGGTGCCGGCGTCCTTCTGGGAGCACGAGCCGGTACGGGCGGCGCTGGCCGGACGGCATCTCGGTCGGGCGATTCGCGCGTATCGGAATCACCCCTACCAGGGGAGGAGCCCACTGCCGCAGAGCGCGGTGGCGGGGTGGCTGGGGATCACGCAGGCGCAGTTGAGCCGGGTGGAGAACGGGCCGCCGATCGTTCACCTGGATCGCCTCATCCACTGGGCGCGGCTGCTCCGGATTCCGTCGCCGTACCTGTGGTTCAGCCTGCCCGACCAGCCATCCGCCATGCAGAGCACGGATGCCGAGCGACCGGACCACGAGCCGGTCGCAACCCTGGAGACAGCCGGGACGGCGAACCCGCCGATCCCGGCGGATGCCGCGACACCGGCATCGGAGCGAGGAGGTGGCACCACGGACCGCCGACAGTTTCACGCCCTGGCCGCACTTGCCGGCATCGCCGCGACGGGCTTCCACGACCTGCTTTCCGGCCCGGTCGACGCACCTCGGAGCGTCGGCATGGAACAGGTACGCTACGCCGGCTCGTTGGTGGAGCAACTCCGCCAGGCCGACGCGGTCGCGGGCGCCGATCAGCTCTACGACATCGCCGTCCGGATCCATTCACGCCTGTCTTCGTGGGCGACAACGGCCACCTACAGCCGGGAGGTCGGCGACGCCCTGCAGACCGCGCTGGCCGACCTGGCGATAGAGACCGCCTGGCTGGCCATCGACTCCGATCGTCGGCCGCTGGCGCGGCCGTACCTCAACGAGGCGATCACCCGGGCCCGCATCGCTGACGATCCGCGCATGGAGGTCCGCGCCTTCGCTCAGCTCGCGTTGCTCGTTCGGGACGACCACCCCGGCGAGTCGTTGCACAGCGCGGAAGCGGCGGTGCGTGCCTCGGCCGGGTGGGGCACGCCGAGGTTGGCGACCTTGCTCCACCTGCGCACCGCGAGCACGTACGCGGCACTGGGGGATGCGGGCGGCTTCAGCCGGGCGATGACCAAGGCTCGCCGCGAGTTCGAGCGCGGCGCCAGCGAGGACGACATGCCATTTCTCCACTTCGTCACCGCACAGGAGGTCCAGGGCATCGAAGGGCTGTCGTACCTCGCGATGGGCCGGGCTGATCGTGCCGCGGACGCGTTCCGCGCGATCACTGAGAACATCCCACCGGCGTTGCGCCGGAACCGGATCTACTACACGGTTCAGCTCGCCGACGCGCAGTGCCGGCTCGGCGACGTCAACGAGGCCGCGCGTACGGCAATGGACGTCCTGCCCGAGCTGGACCAGGTGGGTTCCGGGCGGGTTTGGCGCCACCTCGCCCAGGTCAGGTCGAGCCTGGGGCAGGCCCAGCGACCGACCGCCACGAGCCGCGGGTTCATCGACGCCTACGACCAGGTGGTGAGCCGGTAG
- a CDS encoding 2-phosphosulfolactate phosphatase gives MAVFAQPGAGARFDWGLTGAAELGRVCAALVVVDVLSFTTAVEVAVSRGSRVHPFPWGDQAAEYARRVGAVAAVGRRKTTPEHPWSLSPAALRAAPVAADLVLPSPNGSAISAAASATGTPVVAACLRNARAVGRWLRHQGYGASDAPVGVVAAGERWPDGSLRPCVEDQLGAALVLDALAGVPGGLSVEAAVALAALASTPDVPAAVRGCVSGRELAEGGFASDVEVAVEVGVSAVVPVLRQGYFTAA, from the coding sequence TTGGCCGTCTTCGCCCAACCCGGGGCCGGCGCCCGGTTCGACTGGGGGTTGACCGGGGCGGCGGAACTCGGCCGGGTCTGCGCCGCCCTGGTGGTGGTGGACGTGCTCTCGTTCACCACCGCCGTGGAGGTGGCGGTGAGCCGTGGCTCCCGGGTGCATCCGTTCCCCTGGGGCGATCAGGCCGCGGAATACGCCCGCCGGGTCGGGGCCGTCGCCGCGGTGGGGCGTCGGAAGACGACGCCGGAGCATCCGTGGTCGCTCTCCCCGGCGGCGCTGCGAGCCGCGCCGGTCGCCGCCGATCTGGTGCTGCCGTCGCCGAACGGCTCGGCGATCAGCGCCGCGGCGAGCGCCACCGGCACGCCCGTGGTCGCGGCGTGCCTGCGCAACGCACGCGCCGTCGGGCGATGGCTGCGCCATCAGGGGTACGGCGCGAGCGACGCCCCGGTGGGCGTGGTGGCCGCCGGGGAGCGCTGGCCCGACGGGTCGCTGCGTCCCTGTGTGGAGGATCAACTCGGGGCGGCCCTCGTGCTGGACGCGCTGGCCGGGGTGCCCGGTGGGCTCTCGGTGGAGGCGGCCGTGGCGCTTGCCGCGTTGGCCAGCACACCCGACGTCCCGGCGGCGGTCCGGGGTTGCGTCTCCGGCCGGGAACTGGCCGAGGGTGGTTTCGCCTCCGACGTCGAGGTCGCCGTCGAGGTCGGTGTCTCCGCCGTGGTGCCGGTGCTCCGTCAGGGCTACTTCACCGCCGCCTGA